A genome region from Arachidicoccus soli includes the following:
- a CDS encoding plasmid transfer protein, which produces METTEQYALYKGLQRPLVFKMFKGKFIYWAAAIIVGGVLIAGITTAVISSIIGLVVLFVITVPGLLWVVNKQKEGLHSKKMNKGVFIYPPVCRMLKSYAHEEKNI; this is translated from the coding sequence ATGGAAACTACCGAGCAATACGCCCTTTATAAAGGATTGCAACGACCCTTGGTCTTTAAGATGTTTAAAGGGAAGTTTATTTATTGGGCGGCGGCGATCATTGTCGGAGGTGTACTTATTGCAGGTATAACCACCGCCGTAATATCTTCTATTATCGGGCTGGTTGTACTATTTGTAATTACTGTTCCGGGCTTGTTATGGGTGGTTAATAAACAAAAAGAAGGACTGCATTCAAAAAAAATGAATAAGGGAGTTTTTATTTACCCACCTGTTTGCCGGATGCTTAAATCGTATGCGCATGAAGAAAAAAATATTTGA
- a CDS encoding DUF4134 family protein: protein MKKVMNYIKECKMQITPAFALLFTATVMPCVTFASTLMDLNGGLTTATTTISSTYAIVSKLCLAVGAIVGLAGGIRVYVNWNNGEREIQKELIGWGGACVFLLLTGTVLNVFFT, encoded by the coding sequence GCAAAATGCAGATAACCCCAGCATTTGCACTGCTCTTTACGGCAACAGTTATGCCGTGCGTTACGTTTGCTTCGACACTTATGGATTTAAACGGAGGATTGACGACGGCGACAACTACCATTAGCAGCACTTACGCCATTGTCTCAAAATTGTGCCTGGCAGTCGGTGCAATCGTCGGACTTGCAGGAGGTATAAGGGTCTATGTTAACTGGAACAACGGGGAACGTGAAATCCAGAAGGAACTTATCGGCTGGGGCGGTGCATGTGTTTTCCTGTTGTTGACAGGTACGGTACTCAATGTGTTCTTCACATAA